One region of Dysidea avara chromosome 1, odDysAvar1.4, whole genome shotgun sequence genomic DNA includes:
- the LOC136252477 gene encoding uncharacterized protein, which translates to MAVPPSDVSGEVDTEAELSALAACFDKLTWALPLNDITPKLIAKRVMTIPDKQEIATMSSDKQKVTYFLEKCIQKPLSCGDRKNFDHLMDIMRQNRKAAFLVEELEKELAPPPAEPITNMKLIRIIVVPQLTAHWEIVATALKFTPSDIDTIAQSHNGDQRNCCIELLEQWIDSNSDKGLRPSTWPVLLKAITGVGLTGEADMIKKSLEKENVI; encoded by the exons ATGGCGGTACCTCCTAGCGATGTTTCTGGTGAAGTGGACACAGAGGCAGAATTGAGCGCATTGGCTGCGTGTTTTGATAAACTCACATGGGCGTTGCCACTGAACGACATAACTCCGAAGTTGATAGCGAAGCGAGTGATGACTATTCCTGACAAACAAGAAATAGCGACAATGTCTAGTGATAAACAAAAGGTCACGTACTTTCTTGAGAAGTGCATCCAAAAGCCTCTGTCTTGTGGGGACAGAAAGAACTTTGACCATCTAATGGATATCATGAGGCAAAACAGAAAGGCGGCTTTCCTAGTAGAGGAACTGGAGAAAGAACTTGCACCACCTCCAGCTG AGCCTATTACAAACATGAAGTTGATCCGTATAATTGTTGTGCCACAACTAACTGCTCACTGGGAAATAGTTGCTACTGCTCTCAAGTTCACTCCATCAGATATAGACACTATAGCACAAAGCCACAATGGAGACCAAAGGAATTGCTGTATTGAATTACTGGAGCAATGGATTGACAGTAACAGTGATAAAGGATTGAGGCCTAGCACATGGCCGGTATTACTGAAGGCCATAACTGGTGTTGGACTGACTGGCGAAGCTGATATGATCAAGAAATCTCTTGAGAAAGAAAACGTGATATGA